From the Cryptomeria japonica chromosome 2, Sugi_1.0, whole genome shotgun sequence genome, one window contains:
- the LOC131873670 gene encoding uncharacterized protein LOC131873670, with the protein MFIPLFKIYKSAEGRLFSSQLAIDRRGKQQPDLWWENYGAGTPNLQKIAIRVLSQPCSASGCERNWSVFESIHTKKRNRLSQKRLNDLVFVRYNLRLRVRQVEGVSHEAIDLDEIDPYGDWTMNEQNDGDDVLLTEEEIAEIERGAAQDAEGARLDEDEDEDEDDDEDYDFEEESSHHLDTTTPTATTSSSRPEKLSYIRKNTKRKM; encoded by the exons atgttcattccattgttcaagatctacaaaagtgcagaggggagactcttctcatcacaactagcaattgataggagaggaaaacaacaaccag atttatggtgggagaattatggtgccggcacgcctaatcttcaaaagatagctatccgtgttttgtctcagccatgcagtgcttctgggtgtgaacgaaattggagtgtctttgaaagcattcacacaaagaagagaaatagattgtcacaaaagcggctcaatgatctagtatttgttcggtacaaccttcgccttcgagttagacaggtggagggtgtttcacatgaggccattgacttggatgaaattgatccatatggtgattggaccatgaatgaacaaaatgatggtgatgatgtcctccttaccgaagaagaaattgcagaaatagagagaggagcagcacaagatgcagaaggagcaagattggatgaagatgaggacgaagatgaggatgatgatgaggactatgactttgaagaagaatcatctcaccatttagataccacaacacccactgctactacttctagctcaaggcctgaaaaattgagctatattaggaaaaatacaaagaggaagatgtag